The following proteins are encoded in a genomic region of Desulfosporosinus youngiae DSM 17734:
- a CDS encoding spore germination protein — protein MDNNSSEKNIPVSKNYQENVDYLNRELGVPDCFDIVLREMSIGGKKVAIYSVNGMVNTQVASLIIDALIDLERSDLIVNALDKLVKGRIINLQVSEAPTMDKVLYFVLSGPMAIFVEGQDKAIIVDARSYPARTPQEPDIERVTRGSRDGFTETLVMNTALVRRRLRDPKLRMKLVQVGGRSKTDVCIAYIEDITNLDMVRKIENDIQGIKIDGIPMAEKSVEEFILGSKFWNPYPRVRYTERPDVAAIHLLEGYVVIIVDTSPSVMIAPSTFWSHVQHAEEYRQEPIVGAYLRWIRFLGIFAALFLLPLWLGAALNPQLLPESLRFIGVTEPAKVSLLIQVILAELGVDLLRMGTIHTPGPLGTALGLIAAFMLGDIAVKVGLFTPEVVMYIAIAAVGTFATPSYELGLANRLARLFLIIMTGLFNFIGFWIGVAAVFFLLWRTKSFGVPYLWPLLPFDAKAMKGILVRSPVPVKNQRPSILKPQDKDRQP, from the coding sequence ATGGATAATAATTCAAGCGAGAAGAACATTCCCGTCAGTAAGAATTATCAAGAAAACGTAGATTATCTCAATCGGGAATTGGGAGTACCTGATTGTTTTGATATTGTGCTTCGGGAAATGTCCATCGGCGGTAAGAAAGTGGCCATCTATTCGGTTAATGGTATGGTCAACACTCAGGTCGCCAGCTTAATTATCGATGCTTTAATCGACTTAGAACGCTCCGACCTTATTGTCAATGCCTTGGATAAACTAGTTAAGGGCCGGATTATTAATTTACAAGTATCCGAAGCCCCAACGATGGATAAAGTCTTATACTTCGTTTTGTCCGGCCCTATGGCAATCTTTGTTGAAGGGCAAGACAAAGCAATTATCGTGGATGCACGGTCCTATCCTGCCCGAACCCCCCAGGAACCAGATATTGAGCGTGTGACCCGGGGCAGCAGGGATGGATTTACAGAGACGCTGGTTATGAATACAGCTTTAGTGCGCAGACGTTTAAGAGATCCCAAACTGCGTATGAAGCTAGTTCAGGTGGGCGGGCGATCAAAGACGGATGTATGTATCGCCTATATTGAGGATATCACCAACTTGGATATGGTCAGGAAGATCGAAAATGATATTCAAGGCATAAAAATTGATGGAATCCCCATGGCTGAAAAAAGTGTCGAAGAGTTTATTTTAGGAAGTAAATTTTGGAATCCCTATCCTCGTGTTCGTTATACCGAACGCCCGGATGTGGCAGCCATTCATTTGCTTGAAGGGTATGTTGTTATCATAGTAGATACTTCTCCATCTGTCATGATTGCTCCGTCCACCTTCTGGAGTCATGTTCAACATGCGGAAGAATACAGGCAGGAACCGATTGTAGGCGCTTATCTGCGCTGGATACGCTTCTTAGGGATCTTTGCAGCGCTCTTTCTATTACCCCTTTGGCTGGGTGCGGCCCTAAATCCGCAGTTGCTTCCGGAATCACTTCGGTTCATTGGGGTTACGGAACCGGCAAAAGTCTCCTTACTGATACAAGTCATATTGGCTGAGCTTGGCGTAGATCTGCTGAGAATGGGTACAATTCATACTCCGGGTCCCCTGGGAACCGCTTTAGGTTTGATTGCTGCCTTTATGCTGGGAGATATTGCGGTGAAAGTGGGATTATTTACGCCTGAGGTTGTCATGTATATAGCTATCGCCGCGGTAGGAACATTCGCAACACCCAGCTATGAGTTAGGCTTGGCCAATCGTTTAGCACGGTTGTTCTTGATCATAATGACAGGACTGTTTAATTTTATTGGGTTTTGGATCGGGGTTGCAGCAGTTTTCTTTCTTTTATGGAGGACAAAATCCTTTGGTGTTCCTTATCTCTGGCCGCTCCTGCCCTTTGATGCCAAGGCAATGAAAGGGATTCTGGTTCGTTCGCCGGTTCCGGTTAAAAATCAACGCCCAAGTATTTTGAAACCGCAGGATAAAGATCGTCAACCGTAA
- the spoVAD gene encoding stage V sporulation protein AD, whose translation MNSKRVGNQTVVFANPPVILSSYSVVGPKEGQGPLGKTFGKVWEDGLNGEKSWEVAESKMLQEAMQGAMDQASVQKEQIDFMMAGDLLNQIISSNFAARQMALPFIGLYGACSTMALSMAVGSMLIDGGFAQNVLVGVSSHHDTAERQYRLPTEQGAQRAMSAQWTVTGAGSVLLSSSGAGPRITSATIGKVIDFAVKDVNNMGAAMAPAVADTILNHCQDMQLKPADYDLIASGDLGAIGLGLACELLKQSGMDTGTSFTDCGVMIYDDSQDSHAGASGCGCSAVVFAGNIMQRIKSGELKKAMLVGSGALHSPTSCLQGESIPGIGHAVVIEG comes from the coding sequence ATGAACTCGAAACGTGTGGGAAATCAAACGGTGGTATTTGCTAACCCGCCTGTTATCCTATCCTCCTATTCCGTAGTAGGTCCCAAAGAAGGGCAAGGCCCTCTCGGAAAAACCTTCGGTAAAGTATGGGAAGATGGTTTAAATGGTGAAAAATCTTGGGAGGTTGCGGAAAGCAAAATGCTTCAAGAGGCGATGCAGGGGGCTATGGATCAAGCCTCTGTTCAAAAGGAGCAAATTGACTTTATGATGGCAGGAGATTTGCTAAATCAAATAATCTCATCAAATTTTGCAGCGCGCCAAATGGCGCTGCCTTTTATTGGGTTATATGGAGCCTGCTCTACAATGGCCTTAAGTATGGCGGTTGGGAGCATGTTAATTGACGGCGGATTTGCCCAAAATGTTTTAGTGGGGGTATCCAGCCACCACGATACAGCTGAGCGTCAATATCGGCTGCCAACTGAACAAGGTGCCCAAAGAGCTATGAGCGCACAGTGGACAGTGACAGGAGCAGGCAGTGTGCTTCTCAGCAGCAGCGGAGCGGGACCGCGAATCACCTCAGCAACGATTGGAAAAGTAATCGACTTTGCTGTGAAAGATGTGAATAATATGGGGGCGGCAATGGCACCGGCGGTAGCTGATACTATTCTGAATCATTGCCAGGATATGCAGCTCAAACCGGCAGACTACGATTTGATAGCCTCGGGTGATTTAGGAGCAATTGGGCTGGGCTTGGCCTGTGAACTCCTGAAGCAAAGCGGTATGGACACGGGCACCAGCTTCACTGATTGTGGGGTTATGATCTATGATGACAGCCAGGATTCTCATGCAGGAGCGAGTGGATGTGGCTGTTCGGCTGTTGTTTTTGCCGGGAATATTATGCAGAGGATTAAATCAGGGGAGTTAAAGAAAGCAATGCTCGTTGGCAGCGGCGCACTTCATAGTCCAACGTCTTGTCTGCAAGGGGAATCCATTCCTGGTATTGGACATGCTGTTGTTATTGAGGGGTGA
- the spoVAE gene encoding stage V sporulation protein AE has product MFEMIIPAFIVGGTICVIGQLLMDLTKPSFTPAHVLVSFVSGGAILGALGIYEPLVKIGGAGASIPLSGFGYSLAKGAMEAVEKRGILGAFSGGVEATAVGIAAAVFFGYLMSVAFKPKG; this is encoded by the coding sequence ATGTTTGAGATGATTATTCCGGCTTTCATCGTTGGCGGAACAATTTGTGTAATTGGGCAGCTGCTTATGGACTTAACCAAGCCTTCATTTACACCTGCCCATGTGCTGGTTTCCTTTGTTTCCGGGGGAGCGATTCTAGGTGCATTGGGGATCTACGAGCCATTAGTTAAAATCGGAGGAGCTGGAGCATCAATTCCCTTATCCGGCTTTGGCTATTCTTTAGCAAAAGGGGCTATGGAGGCTGTAGAAAAGCGTGGAATTCTTGGCGCCTTTTCCGGAGGAGTTGAAGCAACTGCAGTAGGGATCGCAGCGGCTGTCTTTTTTGGGTACTTAATGTCAGTTGCCTTTAAACCAAAGGGATAG
- a CDS encoding acyl-CoA dehydratase activase, translating into MLVDDKYFLGVDVGSVSTNMVLLGQDNTVKEALYLRTQGRPMHIIQEGIKLLRSKIGKSAQIMGVGATGSARQLAATLLGADVVKNEITAHAVAASRVNPEVQTILEIGGQDSKIIILRDGVVSDFAMNTVCAAGTGSFLDQQASRLGIKIEEFGPLALEAKNPVRIAGRCSVFAESDMIHKQQLGHSLPDILAGLCQAMVRNYLNNVGKNKDIRGPIFFQGGVAANPGICKAFEDELSQPIIVPKNYDVMGALGAAYLAQEKVASRPDCRTQFRGLNLGETQFQAKSFDCTGCANRCEVVEITQDGESLARWGDRCGKWSAVGVAGIAPGTSEVNLKEEQQGA; encoded by the coding sequence GTGTTGGTTGATGATAAATACTTTCTTGGTGTTGACGTGGGGTCTGTCAGTACAAATATGGTCTTATTAGGACAGGACAATACCGTGAAAGAGGCACTTTATCTAAGAACACAAGGACGTCCTATGCATATTATTCAAGAGGGGATTAAACTCTTAAGGTCGAAAATAGGGAAGTCGGCTCAAATAATGGGGGTTGGAGCCACGGGTAGTGCCCGTCAGCTTGCGGCAACTTTATTAGGAGCGGATGTGGTGAAAAACGAGATCACTGCCCATGCTGTAGCAGCCTCAAGGGTTAATCCTGAAGTGCAGACCATCCTTGAAATTGGCGGACAGGATTCGAAGATTATTATTCTCAGAGACGGTGTTGTTTCTGATTTTGCCATGAACACCGTTTGTGCGGCCGGTACAGGGTCATTTCTTGATCAACAGGCCTCAAGATTGGGAATCAAGATTGAAGAGTTCGGTCCATTAGCCCTTGAAGCAAAAAATCCTGTGCGGATCGCCGGCAGGTGCTCTGTTTTTGCGGAATCCGATATGATACACAAGCAGCAGTTAGGACATTCATTACCGGATATTTTGGCAGGGCTATGTCAGGCCATGGTGCGCAACTACTTAAATAATGTGGGTAAAAACAAAGACATTCGAGGTCCCATCTTTTTTCAAGGGGGAGTGGCCGCTAACCCGGGTATATGTAAAGCTTTTGAAGACGAGTTGAGCCAGCCAATTATTGTACCTAAAAATTATGATGTTATGGGTGCTTTAGGGGCGGCTTACCTGGCCCAAGAGAAAGTAGCATCACGCCCGGATTGCCGGACCCAATTCCGCGGTTTAAACTTGGGTGAGACCCAATTCCAAGCGAAAAGCTTTGATTGCACAGGATGTGCCAATCGCTGTGAAGTTGTAGAGATCACTCAGGATGGAGAAAGCCTGGCCCGATGGGGGGATCGCTGCGGCAAATGGTCGGCTGTAGGGGTGGCCGGCATTGCCCCGGGTACAAGTGAGGTAAACTTAAAGGAAGAACAACAGGGAGCTTAG
- a CDS encoding acyl-CoA dehydratase activase-related protein — translation MRIGFPRALYYFDHFPFWAGFFHSLDIEVVTSPPTHRQIMDQGLKKANDETCLPLKLLAGHIQALKDVDWIFLPRIVSVEANTYTCPKFLGIPESLLPAVPQGMPVLTVTMNWRKGKRQVLKELDFLGEQLGKSRSDIRKAFSKGLEWQKKYQDSMGAGWNFEESILELKQAAKNSAESTKVPAPILWKERPTPQFPGDAQTTDRLRIALVGHSYLTQESYANLNLLKRLREKADVELVQNVHHEEVESHLLGLRKKIFWSHSKQIFGAGNKFAGDQRVDGIIYLTCFGCGTDSMVQELVSRKAREHHKPYMVVTLDEHSGEAGLVTRLEAFLDMVERRKVHEGYVSAYGERLDRDSNAL, via the coding sequence GTGAGAATTGGGTTTCCACGTGCTCTATACTATTTTGATCACTTTCCTTTTTGGGCCGGCTTTTTTCATAGCCTGGATATCGAAGTAGTCACTTCGCCGCCCACACATCGTCAAATTATGGATCAGGGTCTAAAGAAAGCCAATGATGAAACGTGTTTACCTCTTAAACTTTTAGCAGGACATATTCAAGCCCTTAAGGATGTCGATTGGATTTTTCTGCCCCGTATTGTGAGTGTTGAGGCAAATACTTATACTTGCCCCAAATTTTTAGGTATTCCGGAAAGTCTGCTTCCTGCAGTACCCCAGGGAATGCCGGTTCTAACGGTTACGATGAACTGGAGAAAGGGTAAGCGTCAGGTACTTAAGGAACTGGACTTTCTGGGAGAGCAGCTGGGCAAAAGCAGGTCTGATATCCGCAAGGCCTTTAGCAAAGGTTTAGAGTGGCAGAAGAAGTATCAAGACTCTATGGGGGCAGGCTGGAATTTTGAGGAAAGTATCCTTGAGCTTAAACAAGCCGCCAAGAACTCAGCAGAAAGTACTAAAGTGCCCGCCCCAATCCTATGGAAAGAACGACCCACTCCTCAGTTTCCTGGCGATGCTCAAACGACAGATCGTTTGAGGATTGCTTTAGTCGGGCACTCCTATTTAACCCAGGAATCTTATGCCAACCTGAACCTTCTCAAACGACTTCGTGAGAAAGCGGACGTCGAATTAGTCCAAAATGTTCATCATGAAGAAGTCGAGAGTCATTTGCTGGGACTGCGGAAAAAGATCTTCTGGAGTCATTCCAAGCAAATCTTTGGTGCGGGCAATAAGTTTGCCGGAGATCAAAGGGTTGATGGGATTATTTATCTGACTTGTTTTGGATGTGGGACAGACTCAATGGTACAAGAGCTGGTATCACGCAAAGCTCGCGAACATCATAAACCTTATATGGTGGTTACCCTTGATGAACACAGTGGTGAGGCAGGCTTAGTCACTCGCCTGGAGGCCTTTTTAGATATGGTTGAAAGGAGGAAGGTTCATGAAGGTTACGTTTCCGCATATGGGGAACGCTTGGATCGTGATTCAAACGCTCTTTGA